The Mycolicibacterium smegmatis genome has a window encoding:
- a CDS encoding DUF2510 domain-containing protein produces the protein MTAPNIPAAGWYPDPSGQPGQRYHDGRRWTQHFVPTPPPAPAAPPPAPVAVAVATGGGPSHGLHAVLTLLTCGMWLPIWILVAIFGGGGTSAVAVSGAGVVRTANRRPAMVVAAVIGGLFLLGLVGQHPWLLVVFGVLGVVAGFGVWLLKSAQRRDEHQRAEQFHRDMLAQRAEDEDQLYQQGDPRGVHGRYMPPPTP, from the coding sequence ATGACCGCACCCAACATCCCTGCCGCCGGCTGGTACCCCGACCCCAGTGGTCAGCCCGGTCAGCGCTATCACGACGGACGCCGGTGGACCCAGCATTTCGTGCCGACACCGCCACCCGCACCCGCCGCGCCGCCACCTGCCCCGGTCGCGGTGGCCGTCGCGACCGGCGGTGGGCCCAGCCACGGCCTGCACGCCGTGCTGACCCTGCTGACCTGCGGAATGTGGTTGCCGATCTGGATCCTGGTGGCGATCTTCGGCGGCGGGGGGACCTCGGCCGTGGCGGTCAGCGGGGCGGGCGTGGTGCGGACGGCCAACCGCAGGCCGGCCATGGTGGTCGCCGCGGTGATCGGCGGGCTGTTCCTGCTCGGGCTCGTCGGCCAACATCCTTGGCTGCTGGTTGTTTTCGGTGTGCTCGGTGTGGTGGCGGGTTTCGGTGTGTGGTTGCTGAAGTCCGCGCAGCGACGCGACGAGCATCAACGGGCCGAGCAGTTCCATCGCGATATGCTCGCGCAGCGTGCCGAGGATGAGGACCAGCTGTACCAGCAGGGCGATCCGCGGGGAGTTCACGGGCGCTACATGCCACCCCCGACACCGTGA